A stretch of the Streptomyces venezuelae genome encodes the following:
- a CDS encoding immune inhibitor A domain-containing protein: MAATAASGLAFTFSAQADDKGPGAPVADRQDPTAPSKAHVEHDLEGPFSKQQEQAKKAALEQVLSGKKDTEQRGASKVVKLDDKKYVELGREKTDKIFTILVEFGDQVDNQTMHDPDGADGPKPPVVKYGGTPGPLHNKIAQPDRAKDNSTVWRKDYNQKYFQELYFGTGAGKHSLKTYMEKTSSGRYSVEGEVADWVKVPYNEARYGSNYCGSSNCANVWDTVRDGVTAWAEGQKKAGKTDAQIKEKLAQYDLWDRYDFDGDGNFNEPDGYIDHFQIVHAGEDESAGGGVEGANALWAHRWYAYGTNAGKTGPENNKAGGTQIGNTGIWVGDYTMQPENGGLGVFAHEYAHDLGLPDLYDTSGGGENGVGFWSLMSAGSWLGEGKDSIGDMPGDMTAWDKLQLGWLNYDTAKAATKSTHKLGVAEYNTKDKQALVVELPKKKVTTEVVAPAEGSAQWWSNMGDDLKNTLTRSVDLSGKTSAALSLKGWWDIEKDYDYLYTEVSTDGGATWTALAGTANGKAIPVDAAGSPSLTDVSGGWQDLNFPLDAYAGKKVDLRFRYQTDGGAGGKGFAADAITLTADGAALFTDGAENGDNGWTGKGFSRIGQGFTKEYAQYYLAENRRYVSYDRTLKVGPYNFGFANTRPDWVEHYPYQDGLLIWQWDTSQKDNNTSVHPGQGLILPIDANAKPMKWADGTLLRNKIQPYDATFSAYSTDAFTLHKNGESLFLKPKPANLVFDDRKGKYYYDENPTGSVKVTDTNTKIKIVKEPYDGLQMTVEVGPSSK, from the coding sequence ATGGCCGCCACCGCAGCTTCCGGTCTCGCCTTCACCTTCAGCGCCCAGGCCGACGACAAGGGCCCCGGCGCCCCCGTTGCCGACCGCCAGGACCCGACCGCTCCGTCGAAGGCGCACGTCGAGCACGACCTCGAAGGCCCCTTCAGCAAGCAGCAGGAGCAGGCCAAGAAGGCCGCCCTGGAGCAGGTGCTGTCCGGCAAGAAGGACACCGAGCAGCGCGGTGCCTCCAAGGTCGTCAAGCTCGACGACAAGAAGTACGTCGAGCTCGGCCGGGAGAAGACCGACAAGATCTTCACCATTCTCGTCGAGTTCGGTGACCAGGTCGACAACCAGACCATGCACGACCCGGACGGCGCCGACGGCCCCAAGCCGCCGGTGGTCAAGTACGGCGGCACGCCCGGCCCGCTGCACAACAAGATCGCGCAGCCGGACCGCGCCAAGGACAACAGCACGGTCTGGCGCAAGGACTACAACCAGAAGTACTTCCAGGAGCTGTACTTCGGTACCGGCGCCGGCAAGCACTCTCTGAAGACCTACATGGAGAAGACCTCCTCGGGCCGTTACTCGGTCGAGGGCGAGGTCGCCGACTGGGTCAAGGTCCCGTACAACGAGGCCCGTTACGGCTCCAACTACTGCGGCAGCAGCAACTGCGCCAACGTGTGGGACACCGTCCGCGACGGTGTGACCGCCTGGGCCGAGGGCCAGAAGAAGGCGGGCAAGACCGACGCCCAGATCAAGGAGAAGCTGGCCCAGTACGACCTCTGGGACCGCTACGACTTCGACGGCGACGGCAACTTCAACGAGCCCGACGGCTACATCGACCACTTCCAGATCGTCCACGCGGGCGAGGACGAGTCGGCCGGCGGCGGCGTCGAGGGCGCGAACGCGCTGTGGGCGCACCGCTGGTACGCCTACGGCACCAACGCGGGCAAGACCGGCCCGGAGAACAACAAGGCCGGCGGCACCCAGATCGGCAACACCGGCATCTGGGTCGGCGACTACACCATGCAGCCCGAAAACGGCGGCCTCGGTGTCTTCGCCCACGAGTACGCCCACGACCTGGGCCTGCCCGACCTGTACGACACCTCGGGCGGCGGCGAGAACGGCGTCGGCTTCTGGTCCCTGATGTCGGCGGGCTCCTGGCTCGGCGAGGGCAAGGACTCCATAGGCGACATGCCGGGCGACATGACCGCCTGGGACAAGCTGCAGCTCGGCTGGCTGAACTACGACACGGCCAAGGCCGCGACGAAGTCCACGCACAAGCTGGGTGTGGCGGAGTACAACACCAAGGACAAGCAGGCGCTGGTCGTCGAGCTGCCGAAGAAGAAGGTCACCACCGAGGTCGTCGCGCCGGCCGAGGGTTCCGCCCAGTGGTGGAGCAACATGGGTGACGACCTGAAGAACACCCTCACCCGGTCGGTCGACCTGTCCGGCAAGACGTCCGCCGCCCTGTCCCTCAAGGGCTGGTGGGACATCGAGAAGGACTACGACTACCTCTACACCGAGGTGTCCACCGACGGCGGCGCCACCTGGACCGCGCTGGCCGGCACCGCCAACGGCAAGGCCATCCCGGTCGATGCCGCGGGTTCCCCGTCGCTGACCGACGTCTCCGGCGGCTGGCAGGACCTGAACTTCCCGCTGGACGCCTATGCGGGCAAGAAGGTCGACCTCCGGTTCCGCTACCAGACGGACGGCGGCGCGGGCGGCAAGGGCTTCGCGGCCGACGCCATCACCCTGACGGCGGACGGCGCCGCGCTCTTCACCGACGGTGCGGAGAACGGCGACAACGGCTGGACCGGCAAGGGCTTCTCCCGGATCGGCCAGGGCTTCACCAAGGAGTACGCGCAGTACTACCTGGCGGAGAACCGTCGCTATGTCTCGTACGACCGGACCCTCAAGGTCGGCCCGTACAACTTCGGCTTCGCGAACACCCGCCCCGACTGGGTCGAGCACTACCCGTACCAGGACGGCCTGCTGATCTGGCAGTGGGACACCTCGCAGAAGGACAACAACACCAGCGTCCACCCCGGCCAGGGCCTGATCCTGCCGATCGACGCGAACGCCAAGCCCATGAAGTGGGCCGACGGCACCCTGCTGCGGAACAAGATCCAGCCGTACGACGCGACCTTCAGCGCCTACTCGACGGACGCGTTCACCCTGCACAAGAACGGCGAGTCGCTGTTCCTGAAGCCGAAGCCCGCGAACCTGGTCTTCGACGACCGCAAGGGCAAGTACTACTACGACGAGAACCCGACCGGTTCGGTGAAGGTCACTGACACCAACACCAAGATCAAGATCGTCAAGGAGCCGTACGACGGTCTCCAGATGACGGTCGAGGTCGGCCCCTCCTCGAAGTAA
- a CDS encoding nicotinamidase codes for MHRALIVVDVQNDFCEGGSLAVPGGADVAAAITELIGQATPGYRHVVATRDHHIDPGSHFARPPAEPDYETSWPVHCVAGTEGVGFHPNFAPAVASGAVAAVFDKGAYDAAYSGFEGTDENGTGLTQWLRDREVTEVDVVGIATDHCVKATALDAARAGFRTHVLLDLTAGVAPHTTRRALEQLRTAGVELTGVPVVAGGQDPA; via the coding sequence ATGCACCGCGCACTGATCGTCGTCGACGTACAAAACGACTTCTGCGAAGGCGGCAGCCTTGCGGTCCCCGGCGGCGCCGACGTCGCCGCCGCGATCACCGAGCTGATCGGCCAGGCCACCCCCGGCTACCGCCATGTCGTCGCCACCCGGGACCACCACATCGACCCCGGATCGCACTTCGCCCGGCCCCCGGCCGAGCCCGACTACGAGACCTCCTGGCCGGTGCACTGCGTGGCCGGCACGGAGGGCGTCGGGTTCCATCCGAACTTCGCGCCCGCCGTCGCCTCCGGCGCCGTCGCCGCCGTCTTCGACAAGGGGGCGTACGACGCCGCCTACAGCGGCTTCGAGGGCACCGACGAGAACGGCACCGGCCTCACCCAGTGGCTGCGCGACCGCGAGGTCACCGAGGTGGACGTGGTCGGGATCGCCACCGACCACTGTGTGAAGGCCACCGCCCTCGACGCCGCCCGCGCCGGCTTCCGCACCCATGTGCTGCTGGACCTGACCGCGGGCGTGGCCCCGCACACCACCCGGCGGGCGCTGGAGCAGCTCCGGACGGCCGGTGTGGAGCTGACCGGCGTCCCGGTGGTGGCGGGCGGCCAGGACCCCGCCTAG